In Paractinoplanes brasiliensis, the following proteins share a genomic window:
- a CDS encoding NUDIX domain-containing protein, with the protein MRLVHEVVDQLQPGDVLEREHREQVLDWLSSTDDVFRRVKPATPDQHLVSYVVPADPRDGAILLVDHVNAGLWLPPGGHVEPDEDPWLTAVREIDEELGLDGAGVSKEPVFLTVTRTVGIDHGHTDVSLWYVLPCDRDQPLVVDAGEFHGARWWSRDDLAAADPARFDPHFLRFLRKISD; encoded by the coding sequence GTGAGGCTTGTGCACGAGGTGGTTGATCAGCTCCAGCCCGGCGACGTCCTCGAACGTGAGCATCGCGAGCAGGTGCTCGACTGGCTGAGCAGCACCGACGACGTCTTCCGGCGGGTCAAGCCGGCCACCCCCGATCAGCACCTGGTCTCGTACGTGGTGCCGGCCGACCCTCGCGACGGCGCGATCCTGCTGGTCGACCACGTGAACGCCGGACTCTGGCTGCCGCCGGGCGGGCACGTCGAGCCGGACGAGGACCCGTGGCTGACCGCCGTGCGTGAGATCGACGAGGAGTTGGGGCTGGACGGCGCCGGGGTGTCGAAAGAGCCGGTGTTCCTGACCGTGACACGAACCGTCGGGATCGACCACGGGCACACCGATGTGAGTCTCTGGTACGTGCTGCCCTGCGACCGTGACCAGCCCCTGGTGGTCGATGCCGGCGAGTTCCACGGCGCACGGTGGTGGTCGCGGGACGATCTCGCCGCCGCCGATCCCGCGCGCTTCGACCCGCATTTCCTTCGCTTCCTGAGAAAGATTTCGGACTAA
- a CDS encoding threonine/serine dehydratase, translating to MSVSIDDVRAAASRLDGRIRHTPVLRADDGVWFKLEHTQHAGSFKTRGMFNQILAAGALPAAGIVAASGGNAGLAAAYAARELGVRAEVFVPLTAPAVKVAKLGKLGAHVVQVGNEYAEAYEAALARASTTGALFCHAYDDPAMVAGNGTLGLDLLDQIPAGFDTVLVAVGGGGLIAGVLAALGPTHRVVAVEPSTASALHSALQAGAPVDVPVSGVAADSLGARRVGRIAFEMAAGIDSVLVDDQAIVDARRRLWDDYRLAVEHGTAAAFAALTSGAYAPAPGERVVVLLCGANTNPADLA from the coding sequence GTGAGTGTCTCGATCGACGACGTACGAGCGGCAGCCTCCCGCCTCGACGGCCGCATCCGCCACACCCCCGTCCTGCGGGCCGACGACGGCGTCTGGTTCAAGCTCGAACACACGCAGCACGCCGGCTCGTTCAAGACCCGGGGCATGTTCAACCAGATCCTCGCCGCGGGCGCTCTGCCCGCCGCCGGCATCGTCGCCGCCTCAGGCGGAAACGCGGGCCTGGCTGCTGCATACGCCGCGCGCGAGTTGGGCGTACGGGCTGAGGTCTTTGTGCCTTTGACAGCGCCCGCGGTGAAGGTGGCCAAACTGGGCAAGCTCGGCGCCCACGTGGTGCAGGTCGGCAACGAGTACGCGGAGGCCTACGAGGCGGCGCTGGCGCGGGCGTCGACGACGGGCGCGCTGTTCTGCCACGCCTACGACGACCCCGCCATGGTGGCCGGCAACGGAACCCTCGGCCTGGACCTGCTCGACCAGATCCCCGCCGGCTTCGACACCGTGCTGGTCGCCGTGGGCGGCGGCGGCCTGATCGCCGGGGTGCTCGCCGCCCTGGGCCCCACCCACCGCGTCGTGGCCGTCGAGCCGTCGACGGCCTCCGCCCTGCACTCGGCGCTGCAGGCCGGCGCCCCCGTCGACGTCCCGGTCTCGGGCGTGGCGGCGGACTCGCTCGGGGCCCGGCGGGTGGGGCGGATCGCTTTCGAGATGGCTGCGGGCATCGACTCCGTGCTGGTCGACGACCAGGCCATCGTGGACGCCCGACGCCGCCTGTGGGACGACTACCGCCTGGCTGTGGAACACGGCACAGCAGCCGCCTTCGCAGCCCTGACCTCGGGCGCTTACGCACCCGCCCCGGGCGAGCGAGTGGTTGTGCTGCTGTGCGGAGCGAACACAAACCCGGCCGACCTCGCGTAG
- a CDS encoding type I glyceraldehyde-3-phosphate dehydrogenase produces the protein MSVTIGINGFGRIGRSLARIVASTHDPGISIAAVNDLASTEKMAYGLRRDSIRGAFPGTVTARPDHLVVNDRAIRAFHHERPERIPWADAGVDVVIEATGRFRAGTTARTHITHGGARKVVISASADDPDAFLIYGANHTTYDAARHDVVSPGSCGVNALTAMAKVLLDRFGLRGVNTSVVLATQGWQKPQDTFSGTSRDDPRLGRATGESIIPHNYVVGDLVRVALPEIGEMRYSYYCVPTPIGSLAELSGQTNRPVSVEEVNRAMAEAAAGPLRRVLAYDPDPTVSIDVKNNPASCLFDPSGTQTTADGGVKVRGWFDNEWGFSNRLLDIARLVGERTPVTSRQVSWSIA, from the coding sequence ATGAGTGTCACGATCGGCATCAACGGATTCGGGCGGATCGGCCGAAGTCTCGCGCGGATAGTGGCGTCGACGCACGATCCCGGAATATCCATTGCCGCCGTGAACGACCTTGCCTCGACCGAGAAAATGGCCTATGGGCTGCGCCGGGACAGCATTCGCGGCGCATTTCCGGGCACCGTGACGGCCCGCCCCGACCACCTTGTCGTGAATGACCGTGCGATCCGCGCGTTCCACCATGAACGGCCCGAACGCATTCCGTGGGCCGACGCCGGCGTGGACGTTGTCATCGAGGCCACCGGGCGGTTCCGCGCCGGCACGACGGCCCGCACCCACATCACCCACGGCGGCGCGCGCAAGGTCGTGATCAGCGCCTCGGCCGACGACCCGGACGCGTTCCTGATCTACGGGGCCAACCACACCACGTACGACGCGGCCCGCCACGACGTCGTCTCCCCCGGCTCGTGCGGCGTGAACGCCCTCACCGCGATGGCCAAGGTGCTGCTCGACCGGTTCGGGCTGCGGGGCGTCAACACGTCGGTGGTGCTGGCCACGCAGGGCTGGCAGAAGCCGCAGGACACGTTCAGCGGCACCTCCCGCGACGACCCGCGCCTGGGCCGGGCCACCGGCGAGAGCATCATCCCGCACAACTACGTGGTCGGTGACCTGGTGCGGGTGGCGCTGCCCGAAATCGGCGAGATGCGCTACAGCTACTACTGCGTGCCCACCCCCATCGGGTCGCTGGCCGAACTGTCCGGGCAGACCAACCGGCCGGTCAGCGTCGAAGAGGTCAACCGGGCCATGGCCGAGGCCGCCGCCGGTCCCCTGCGCCGGGTCCTGGCCTACGACCCCGACCCCACCGTGTCGATCGACGTCAAGAACAACCCGGCATCGTGCCTGTTCGACCCGTCCGGCACCCAGACCACCGCGGACGGCGGAGTGAAGGTCCGCGGGTGGTTCGACAACGAGTGGGGTTTCTCGAACCGATTACTCGACATCGCTCGCCTGGTGGGTGAGCGCACGCCCGTGACGTCACGGCAGGTGTCGTGGAGCATCGCCTAG
- a CDS encoding carbohydrate ABC transporter permease produces the protein MSIKTKLFLYGVLLVLCVPFVFPTWWMITSSFKPNAEIFSPSLLPSSWSLEPWRQVFDMQPFAQQYWNSAYIAVVVTIGTLVVSSMAGYAFARIRFRGQNALFLVVLVGLLIPSEVTIVPLFRIFNSLGLVDTHWPLILVPMLGPPSVLATFIMRQFFITLPGELEEAARMDGLGRPAIFRRIALPLARPALGAVAIFTFLHSWNLYLEPVVYISSQTKYTLPQALTQFTDAYQGQLWNVQLSAASMTAIPVLIVFVIAQRQFIEGLAHTGLKG, from the coding sequence ATGAGCATTAAGACCAAGCTTTTCCTGTACGGGGTCCTGCTCGTTCTCTGTGTGCCGTTCGTGTTCCCCACCTGGTGGATGATCACGAGCTCCTTCAAGCCCAACGCCGAGATCTTCTCGCCGTCCCTGCTCCCTTCCTCGTGGAGCCTGGAACCGTGGCGGCAGGTCTTCGACATGCAGCCGTTCGCCCAGCAGTACTGGAACAGCGCGTACATCGCCGTGGTCGTCACCATCGGCACCCTGGTCGTTTCGTCGATGGCCGGTTACGCCTTCGCCCGCATCCGTTTCCGCGGCCAGAACGCGCTGTTCCTCGTCGTCCTGGTCGGCCTGCTCATCCCCAGCGAGGTGACGATCGTCCCGCTGTTCCGCATCTTCAACAGCCTGGGCCTGGTCGACACCCATTGGCCGCTGATCCTGGTGCCGATGCTGGGCCCGCCGAGCGTGCTGGCCACGTTCATCATGCGCCAGTTCTTCATCACCCTCCCCGGCGAACTGGAGGAAGCCGCCCGCATGGACGGCCTGGGCCGCCCGGCCATCTTCCGCCGCATCGCGCTGCCCCTGGCCCGTCCCGCCCTGGGCGCGGTCGCCATCTTCACCTTCCTGCACAGCTGGAACCTGTACCTGGAGCCGGTCGTCTACATCTCCTCGCAGACGAAATACACGCTGCCCCAGGCCCTGACCCAGTTCACCGACGCCTACCAGGGCCAGCTCTGGAACGTCCAGCTCTCGGCCGCCTCGATGACCGCCATCCCCGTCCTGATCGTCTTCGTGATAGCCCAACGCCAGTTCATCGAGGGCCTGGCCCACACCGGCCTGAAAGGCTGA
- a CDS encoding ABC transporter substrate-binding protein, whose amino-acid sequence MRRLLCGIATVALLGSLTAACGGGDDSGSGGPITLRMTTWSSNPAHVQLFDSIAADYKTSHPDVTIKFDALPLDNYTTTVTTQIAGGNAPDIAWILEGSAPDFVASGALEPLDDSIENAADLAPAATALWQQDGKLMAYPFSTSPFGVFVNTDLLKQAGVTMPAEWTWENAVSAAAAVARKTGKQGLVIRDFDYKDWTNLATVFRGWGAEAWTADGKTCGFDQPPMVDAMTFLHKAIFTGKALPAPGVAADFFAGESAMTIAQISRASLLKEDGFGWTLVPLPAGPSGEYSVIGQGGLGVLKKGKNAAAAAEFVKFFTSPANSEKLAQFFPPPRKSQLNAETLAKANPLLKPDQLQDVVIDGIAAGVVKPSHTGSAEINQAVRAGLDPLWKPGADISGVLRGVCTAITPLLAK is encoded by the coding sequence GTGAGACGTCTACTCTGCGGAATAGCCACGGTCGCCCTGCTCGGTTCGCTCACCGCCGCCTGCGGTGGGGGCGACGACAGCGGTTCCGGTGGCCCGATCACGTTGCGCATGACCACCTGGTCGTCCAACCCGGCGCACGTGCAGCTGTTCGACTCGATCGCCGCCGACTACAAGACCAGCCACCCCGACGTCACCATCAAGTTCGACGCCCTGCCGCTCGACAACTACACCACCACGGTCACCACCCAGATCGCGGGCGGCAACGCGCCCGACATCGCGTGGATCCTCGAGGGTTCGGCGCCCGACTTCGTGGCGTCCGGCGCGCTCGAACCGCTCGACGACAGCATCGAGAACGCGGCCGACCTGGCGCCCGCGGCCACGGCCCTGTGGCAGCAGGACGGCAAGCTCATGGCGTACCCGTTCTCGACCTCGCCGTTCGGGGTCTTCGTGAACACCGACCTGCTCAAACAGGCCGGCGTCACGATGCCTGCCGAGTGGACCTGGGAGAACGCGGTCAGCGCGGCCGCGGCCGTGGCCCGCAAGACCGGCAAGCAGGGCCTGGTGATCCGCGACTTCGACTACAAGGACTGGACGAACCTGGCCACCGTGTTCCGCGGCTGGGGCGCCGAGGCCTGGACGGCCGACGGCAAGACCTGCGGCTTCGACCAGCCGCCGATGGTCGACGCCATGACGTTCCTGCACAAGGCGATCTTCACCGGCAAGGCGCTGCCCGCCCCCGGGGTGGCCGCCGACTTCTTCGCCGGCGAGTCGGCCATGACGATCGCGCAGATCTCGCGGGCGTCGCTGCTCAAGGAGGACGGGTTCGGCTGGACGCTCGTGCCGCTGCCGGCCGGGCCGTCGGGGGAGTACTCGGTGATCGGCCAGGGCGGCCTCGGCGTCCTGAAGAAGGGCAAGAACGCCGCCGCGGCCGCCGAGTTCGTCAAGTTCTTCACCAGCCCCGCCAACAGCGAGAAGCTCGCCCAGTTCTTCCCGCCGCCGCGGAAGTCCCAGCTGAACGCCGAGACCCTGGCCAAGGCGAACCCGCTGCTCAAGCCCGACCAGCTGCAGGACGTGGTCATCGACGGCATCGCGGCCGGCGTCGTGAAACCGAGTCACACCGGCAGCGCCGAGATCAACCAGGCCGTACGGGCCGGTCTTGATCCTCTGTGGAAGCCGGGCGCTGACATCTCCGGCGTATTGCGCGGCGTGTGCACGGCCATCACGCCGCTGCTCGCGAAATGA
- a CDS encoding sulfite exporter TauE/SafE family protein produces MDLAHVVLLAVAGVAAGAVNAIAGGGSLITFPSLIATGLPTVAANVTNSVSVFPGYVSSVIGSRADLAGQRARVTATLPACVLGTGGGCALLLLTPARAFELIVPFLVLGAAATLAFQQRLRGLVGHPHAMSPRRAAVSLQAVVFVGAIYGGYFGAALGVMYVAALALILDEPLNRINALKNVLSAAVGLVTLLVFAFFGPVNWAAVAIVAPATVLGGYTGARLAQRLPSHVLRIIIVSFGTAIGLLLLYRALS; encoded by the coding sequence ATGGATCTCGCACACGTCGTCCTGCTGGCCGTGGCCGGTGTCGCGGCCGGGGCGGTCAACGCGATCGCCGGCGGCGGGTCTCTGATCACGTTCCCGAGCCTGATCGCGACCGGGTTGCCCACGGTGGCGGCCAACGTCACCAATTCCGTGTCGGTCTTTCCCGGGTACGTCTCCAGCGTCATCGGCAGCCGGGCGGATCTCGCTGGTCAGCGCGCCCGGGTGACCGCGACCCTGCCGGCCTGCGTGCTGGGCACGGGTGGCGGGTGCGCGTTGCTTCTGCTCACGCCGGCCCGCGCGTTCGAGCTGATCGTGCCGTTCCTGGTGCTCGGGGCGGCGGCCACGCTCGCCTTCCAGCAGCGGCTGCGCGGCCTGGTCGGGCACCCGCACGCCATGTCACCCCGCCGGGCGGCCGTCTCACTGCAGGCCGTCGTCTTCGTCGGAGCGATCTACGGCGGCTACTTCGGGGCCGCGCTGGGTGTCATGTACGTGGCGGCGCTCGCTCTGATCCTCGACGAGCCGCTGAACCGGATCAACGCCCTCAAGAACGTCCTCTCGGCCGCCGTCGGGCTGGTGACGCTGCTGGTCTTCGCGTTCTTCGGCCCGGTCAACTGGGCGGCCGTCGCGATCGTGGCCCCGGCGACGGTCCTCGGCGGCTACACGGGTGCCAGGCTGGCCCAGCGCCTCCCCTCGCACGTGCTGCGCATCATCATCGTGAGCTTCGGCACCGCCATCGGCCTGCTCCTGCTCTACCGAGCGCTGAGCTGA
- a CDS encoding MarR family winged helix-turn-helix transcriptional regulator — protein sequence MADDPLELERQVCFALSVASRSVVGLYRPLLEPMGLTHPQYLVMLALWQHAPRSGRELSRLLQLDPGTLSPLLKRLETIGYVDRQRDPSDERSLAVTLTAEGRALRARAEKIPPAIVTRLGLPVEELESLHAALTRVIAAAR from the coding sequence GTGGCCGATGACCCCCTGGAACTGGAACGGCAGGTCTGCTTCGCGCTGTCGGTGGCCTCGCGCAGCGTGGTGGGGCTCTACCGCCCGCTGCTCGAGCCGATGGGCCTGACCCACCCGCAATACCTGGTGATGCTCGCGCTCTGGCAGCACGCGCCGCGCTCGGGGCGCGAGCTCAGCCGCCTGCTCCAGCTCGACCCCGGAACGCTCTCGCCGTTGCTCAAGAGGCTCGAGACCATCGGGTACGTCGACCGGCAGCGTGACCCCTCCGACGAACGGAGCCTCGCCGTCACCCTGACCGCCGAGGGCCGTGCGCTGCGGGCCAGGGCCGAGAAGATCCCGCCCGCGATCGTCACCCGATTGGGCCTGCCCGTCGAGGAGCTGGAGTCGTTGCACGCGGCACTCACACGGGTGATTGCGGCCGCTCGCTGA
- a CDS encoding carbohydrate ABC transporter permease has translation MTVVMDRAAEARSAPPRRRGFWTTRRRDQLTAYVFITPALLGSLAFVFLPLVLVVWYSLHEWNVLADTFNFVGAENYRKLADDPNVPAVLRATAFFSLGLVVLNLGLALLLAVLLNQKLRGTTFFRVLFFSPVVVSLLAWTIVWGFLLQDNGGINGLLDAIGIDGPNWLRSGGTAMAAVVIVQVFKNVGLNMVLFLAALQGVPQELYEAARTDGAGPWRVFRSITLPLISPTVLLTSIITVVGSLQVFAQISVLTQGGPGTSTTVLVYYLYQQAFQFHAFGYGATLSVLLFLIVLALTVLQWQMRKRWVFHEH, from the coding sequence ATGACCGTGGTGATGGACCGGGCTGCCGAGGCCCGGTCCGCGCCTCCCCGGCGGCGCGGCTTCTGGACCACCCGGCGGCGTGATCAACTGACCGCGTACGTGTTCATCACGCCCGCGCTGCTCGGTTCGCTGGCGTTCGTCTTCCTGCCGCTGGTGCTGGTCGTCTGGTACAGCCTGCACGAATGGAATGTCCTGGCCGACACCTTCAATTTCGTCGGCGCGGAGAATTACCGGAAGCTGGCCGACGACCCCAATGTGCCGGCCGTGCTGCGGGCGACCGCGTTCTTCTCCCTCGGCCTGGTCGTGCTCAACCTGGGGCTGGCGTTGCTGCTGGCCGTCCTGCTGAACCAGAAACTGCGCGGCACCACGTTCTTCCGCGTGCTGTTCTTCTCGCCGGTCGTCGTGTCGCTTCTCGCGTGGACGATCGTGTGGGGTTTCCTTCTGCAGGACAACGGCGGCATCAACGGCTTGCTCGACGCCATCGGAATCGACGGCCCGAACTGGTTGCGCTCCGGCGGCACGGCCATGGCCGCCGTGGTCATCGTCCAGGTCTTCAAGAACGTCGGCCTCAACATGGTGCTTTTCCTGGCCGCGCTGCAAGGCGTTCCGCAGGAGTTGTACGAGGCCGCGAGAACCGACGGCGCCGGCCCGTGGCGCGTTTTCCGCAGCATCACGCTGCCCCTGATCAGCCCCACCGTTCTGCTCACATCGATCATCACCGTGGTCGGTTCCCTGCAGGTCTTCGCCCAGATCAGCGTCCTGACCCAGGGCGGCCCCGGCACCTCCACCACGGTTCTCGTCTATTACCTGTACCAGCAGGCGTTCCAGTTCCACGCCTTCGGCTACGGCGCGACCCTTTCGGTGCTGCTGTTCCTGATCGTGCTGGCCCTGACCGTTCTGCAGTGGCAGATGCGCAAGAGGTGGGTCTTCCATGAGCATTAA
- a CDS encoding MFS transporter encodes MTVLLERPRASIPVSRRHGRGFWLIAAVYLVALAFSTVPAPLYPIYQRVDGFSAFTVTVVFATYAVGVITSLVLAGHVSDWVGRRRILYAALGLEIAAGVLFLTWSALPGLIAARFLTGLGVGMLTATATAYLLELHKAHRPEADGTRFEIVSSAANLGGLGAGTLVAGALAQFVTSPLRTPYAVFLVLLALSVVAVAVAPETVDAPATRPAYRPQGVRIAGRDRTAVLVAAVSSFAAFAVFGLFTSLAPSFVAGALHQPSRLLAGLTAFLVFAAGATGQAVSGRLTPRTRFLGGLIAQATGLVVLTAGMQAASLTLFLAGGVIAGAGAGVLFKSAVGTIAAGAPAARRGESLAGLFLIAYAGLIGPVLGLGVAGLHVASTTSILWFTGVMLALLAGVAWLGWRRGR; translated from the coding sequence ATGACCGTTCTTCTGGAGAGGCCGCGTGCCTCCATACCGGTTTCGCGGCGGCACGGACGCGGCTTCTGGCTGATCGCCGCCGTCTATCTCGTCGCGCTCGCCTTCTCGACCGTGCCCGCCCCGCTCTACCCGATCTATCAGCGGGTGGACGGTTTCTCGGCGTTCACGGTGACGGTCGTCTTCGCCACGTACGCGGTCGGCGTGATCACCAGCCTGGTGCTGGCCGGGCACGTCTCGGACTGGGTGGGCCGCCGCCGGATCCTGTACGCCGCGCTCGGCCTGGAGATCGCGGCCGGGGTGCTGTTCCTCACGTGGAGCGCGCTGCCCGGCCTGATCGCCGCCCGGTTCCTGACCGGACTGGGTGTCGGCATGCTGACCGCGACCGCTACCGCGTACCTGCTGGAGCTGCACAAGGCGCACCGCCCCGAGGCGGACGGGACCCGCTTCGAGATCGTGTCGTCGGCCGCCAACCTGGGCGGGCTCGGCGCCGGCACCCTGGTGGCGGGCGCGCTCGCGCAGTTCGTGACCTCTCCCCTCCGTACGCCGTACGCGGTCTTCCTCGTTCTGCTGGCGCTGAGCGTGGTCGCCGTCGCCGTCGCGCCCGAGACGGTGGACGCGCCCGCCACCCGCCCGGCCTACCGGCCCCAGGGCGTACGCATCGCCGGGCGGGACAGGACAGCAGTGCTCGTCGCCGCCGTCTCGTCGTTCGCCGCGTTCGCGGTGTTCGGCCTGTTCACCTCGCTGGCGCCGAGCTTCGTGGCGGGCGCGCTGCACCAGCCCAGCCGGCTGCTGGCCGGGCTGACCGCCTTCCTCGTCTTCGCCGCGGGCGCCACCGGTCAAGCCGTCAGCGGCCGGCTCACCCCGCGGACCCGGTTCCTCGGCGGACTGATCGCACAGGCCACAGGTCTGGTGGTGCTCACGGCAGGCATGCAGGCGGCGTCGCTCACGCTCTTCCTGGCCGGTGGCGTGATCGCCGGGGCCGGGGCGGGCGTCCTGTTCAAGTCGGCGGTCGGCACGATCGCGGCCGGCGCGCCCGCCGCCCGGCGAGGGGAGAGCCTGGCCGGGTTGTTCCTGATCGCGTACGCGGGTCTGATCGGCCCGGTGCTCGGGCTGGGGGTGGCCGGCCTTCACGTGGCCTCGACGACCTCGATCCTGTGGTTCACCGGCGTCATGCTGGCACTCCTGGCCGGGGTGGCGTGGCTAGGCTGGCGGCGTGGCCGATGA
- a CDS encoding LysR family transcriptional regulator, translated as MLELRHFEYFLAVAEERNFTRAAARLHVVQSGVSAVIKSLERELGARLLDRTSKRVELTDAGEALLPRARAAIDAVRDARDAVDEVRGGLRGTVRVGTLTSVPLIDVPALLGAFHRVHPQVRLRLIVSPRGSVGLLEGLADGSLDVAFVSAPGRPPAGLRIRQIESRRLELVLPVGHRLAGAAEVRIADLAGEPFVDFPLGYGNRTVVDRAFAAAGVQRQVAIEVTDIGSGASFVREGLGLAVLPPFVVPDDRTGLVLKTVAGADLEWPLGVAVSAVRRPSAAARALLALIDEKVG; from the coding sequence GTGCTGGAACTGCGTCACTTCGAGTATTTCCTCGCTGTCGCCGAGGAGCGGAACTTCACCCGGGCCGCGGCTCGGCTGCACGTCGTGCAGTCCGGGGTCTCGGCCGTGATCAAGTCGCTGGAGCGCGAGCTGGGGGCGCGCCTGCTCGATCGCACGTCGAAGCGGGTGGAGCTGACCGACGCCGGCGAGGCGCTGCTGCCCCGGGCCCGGGCCGCGATCGACGCCGTACGGGATGCCCGCGACGCCGTCGACGAGGTGCGCGGCGGCCTGCGGGGCACGGTCCGCGTGGGCACCCTGACCTCGGTGCCGCTGATCGACGTGCCCGCCCTGCTGGGCGCGTTCCACCGGGTGCACCCGCAGGTCCGGCTGCGGCTGATCGTCTCTCCGCGTGGCTCGGTCGGGCTGCTCGAGGGGCTGGCCGACGGGTCGCTCGACGTCGCGTTCGTCTCGGCGCCGGGCCGCCCGCCCGCCGGTCTGCGCATACGCCAGATCGAGTCGCGCCGCCTGGAACTGGTGCTGCCGGTGGGGCACCGGCTCGCCGGCGCGGCCGAGGTGCGGATCGCCGACCTGGCCGGGGAGCCGTTCGTCGACTTCCCGCTGGGCTACGGCAACCGGACGGTCGTCGACCGGGCGTTCGCCGCGGCCGGGGTCCAGCGGCAAGTGGCGATCGAGGTCACCGACATCGGCAGCGGGGCGAGCTTCGTACGGGAAGGTTTGGGGCTGGCCGTTCTGCCACCGTTCGTGGTTCCCGACGACCGGACGGGACTCGTGCTCAAGACCGTCGCCGGCGCCGACCTGGAGTGGCCGCTCGGCGTGGCGGTCTCGGCGGTGCGCCGGCCCAGCGCGGCGGCCCGGGCGCTTCTGGCGCTGATCGACGAGAAGGTCGGTTAG
- a CDS encoding AAA family ATPase, with protein sequence MRSTPPILLFVIGPPAVGKMTVANAIAARTGFRVFHNHLTIEPVLRFFEFGTPPFQRLVESFRRGVFEEVAASELPGLVFTYVWAFDHPEDGAAVTRYAEPFVKRGGRVLFLELEASQEVRLKRNAGEDRLAEKASKRDLDRSRTLLLEIDERYELNSTTEFEGRDDYLRVDNTELPPDEVAALAIEWFSLAGRSARQS encoded by the coding sequence ATGAGAAGCACCCCGCCGATCCTGCTGTTCGTCATCGGGCCGCCTGCCGTGGGCAAGATGACGGTGGCCAACGCGATCGCGGCCCGCACCGGGTTCCGGGTGTTTCACAACCATCTGACGATCGAGCCGGTGCTGCGGTTCTTCGAGTTCGGCACTCCGCCGTTCCAGCGGCTGGTCGAGAGCTTCCGGAGGGGAGTGTTCGAGGAAGTGGCGGCCAGCGAGCTGCCGGGGCTCGTGTTCACGTACGTCTGGGCGTTCGATCATCCGGAGGACGGCGCGGCTGTCACGAGGTACGCCGAGCCGTTTGTGAAGCGGGGCGGCCGGGTGCTGTTCCTCGAGCTGGAGGCGTCGCAGGAGGTCCGGCTGAAACGCAACGCGGGCGAGGACAGGCTGGCCGAGAAGGCCTCGAAGCGTGACCTCGACCGCTCCCGGACACTCCTGCTCGAGATCGACGAGCGGTACGAGCTGAACTCGACGACGGAGTTCGAGGGGCGCGACGACTACCTGCGTGTCGACAACACGGAGTTGCCGCCCGACGAGGTGGCGGCGCTCGCGATCGAGTGGTTCAGCCTGGCTGGAAGGAGCGCTCGGCAAAGCTGA